The genomic window aaggcactgtgggacacggtttaatgggcacagtggtgttagttgatggttggacttgatgatcttacaggtcttttccaaccttagtgattctgtgattctgtaacacGTGAATTGAAAACTGCTGCTTGCAATGGTGGGAATGGTGGCTTGCTTGTGAGGGAGGAACCagtttcccttttctgtctttccaaaaGATGTGACAACAAAGGTCACACTCATCTGCCTGCAAATTGGTATACGTATGTCTCTCTGCGGAGAAGCATGTATGTGAGAATTGACAGTCCTCCCCTGAATCAATACTCACCTTTGTAAAGgagaaaatgctttctgctgAACTGATGGCTATTTCATCCCACTCCAAACCATAACAGATGATTTTCTTCAAACCTCTATGCATTTTAAGATTGTATTTACACTCACTAAGCAAGTCTTCTGtctaagagaggaaaaaaataacattctcccacttcttcattttctccctccccctggTGCTGTGCTttcccagggctgctggctgggtCCTGCTCAGattttttactgtcttctgactgagctgcttctgcttgGAAAGCAGTTCTCTGTGTCTCACCTTGGAGGTGGGGGTTCTGGCTCCTTTAAGTCCAGCAGTGTAGGCTCCATAACATAAGAGTCAAATACCAGATTGGGAAGCAGAGAAAGTACAGCTATCCCTCATTTTCTCCAGCGAGAAAATGAGACTGATGCTGTTACTAACACATGCCACCTCCCATAGTAaaaatgtaggggttttttttgaaagaaaagtgaaacacACTAATTAGGTATTAGTATTATCACTCCTTGTATGACAGGCATCTGCACTCCTGCCATCCTAGCAAAATTTCAGTCAGCAGAGGGTATTTAgccaaaatgaaaattcagtctGTGTGTCTAgtaaatgctgctgctgcccagccttCCGTTTTTTGGTCAGCAAATAGCTCTGCTGTTCTCTGTCATGTAGCAGTCATGTCCTACCCTGAAGACAGATGCACTTCAGTGgtgtttcttgtttcttttttttttttttcatacaagaTAGCAGTGTTTCATAAAAAGCTTTCTTGGGTCAGGACAAAAGCTGCCATGCATATGTAACATTGTGATTAGCATCTTGCAATGAACTGGCTAGTGTGCACAAAGTGCTATCTCCTGGTAGATCAAACAGCttgcttttcctgcagctgctttAGCATAAAGCTAGTGTTTGGGAAGGAAGCCCCAAGGACAACCTGAAGTTCTCAGCGATCACAACACACAGCAAAACAGCGGCCCTGTTGGTGCCTCGCTTTTCTGAGATCGCTTCTTCCGAGGTGAGCCCCAAGTCCCAGCAATACAAGGGCTGGGCTGGAGTGGCTTGAGCAGCGCAGAAGCTCAAAGCAGGGTGGAGGTGGCTCCCCTTGGGGGAAAACCAGCTGAGTCGTCCTCTGCTAGGCCCAGAGGGCATGCCTGGCCAGACGGCACGCTGGAGACCCCCAATACCCCCCTTCCCCGCGGAGCAGGGGTCCCTGAGGGGTGGAGAGGCAGGGCGAGGCAGTTCGAGAGGTCCCACCGCGGCTTCCCGGCCTGCTGGTCCTTCCCCAACCACCCCTCACCTGCCGCTGGTGGGccgggcagagctggctgcggGCAGCACCGGCACAAAGCAGCAGGCGCCGCTCTGACTGCCGCGGGCCACCCTGCCGTACGCCCTCGGCTGCCTTCAAACCGCGCGAAAAGGCGCTCACACGGCCAGAGCCGCCGCGGCCGCCAGCCCCGGGCAGCCTCGCCAAAGGGGGCCGGGCAGAAGCGCCCTCACCAAGATGGCGGCTGTCTCATAGCGCAGCCCCTCATAAAGATGGCGGAAGCCGCGCGCGGACGTGGCCGCGCCAGGGCGGTGGCCCAGAGCGGAAGGCGGCGTCATGCGCGCTACGGTCGGGCCGGGGACCATGGGCAGGAGGCGAGAGGGGCTGAGCGTGGCCCGGGAGGtgagggcgggcggcggcgcggggcacGGCCGGGCTTGGCGggggcgaggcgaggcgaggcgaggcggcTGCCACCGCCACTGCCGAAGTCAGCGTTTGCCTGGAGAGCGGTGGGTGTCGGGGAGGGCCGGGGCAGTGGGGGTTCAGGAACGCAGCTCCGAccaggctgtgctgtgctggtgCCGGCTCCGGCCGCCATCTTAACGCGCGATGGCAGCAGAGGAGGCCGAGGTGGGATTGCCTGTGCCGGCCCTCCCGCGAGCAGACAGCTCAGTGCCCCGTCCTCTGTCCCGGGCTTTTGACTGAGTGATGGATGGCCTTTGGTGCCCTTGCTCCTGCGGAGCCTTTgagccagggcagggagaggcagggagaggcagtAAGTGCGTGCCCGCGGAGGGTGCTGCGGCAGGCTCTTGGCCCTAGCTAGCAAATCTGTGCACAGCCCGGCCTGTGTGTGCAGTGGTGAAAGTCAGCAGTGTGCTGggcacaggctgctgcttttgagGAACCCGATGATAAACCAGCACATGAGGGGGCTGTAAatcacagcaaggaaaaggggaaaaggctGGCTTTTAAGCGTAAGCCTACCTTCTGAAGTTGCCTTTTTATTGTTGCGCTTGGATGTTTCATAATGGCCTGAGTGGCTGGAGGGCTGCTGGTAAGCTTTGTTTAAGCTTTGTATTTGTATTAACAAACTGAGGCATGTTAGTTAAGGTCTCTCTGAAGCATACTTCATTCTGGCTCCTGCACTGAACAGTACTATTTGGACTGACTTGGAGGAGGCAGTGGAGAGCCCATAGTTCAAGTCTTGGGTTGTGGGTACTGTGGGGACAGCAAAAAGCTGAACCTTTCTGACAAATGGCTGAAATGGGGCAGAATCGATCCAGCGAATCTCGCTGGTCACCTCTCTGTCCTGAAGTCTTTCAGATGAGTGTATGCACAACAGGCCAAGATAGGCAGGGTAGAAAGGCCAGGGAAAGGACTTGGGGCTTGTCATATATGCTTCATCAGACAGTAATGTAAAGATGAGTGTCCTACTGTGTCATGTGAATGGGAGTTCAGTTTATAGTAGTTTTCTGGTCTATTTCATGTAGTTAGGCTTTCATTAGATAAACAGACATTTCTGGGCACTCTAACCCAAATAGAACCACTAAAGGGAATCTGGAGGGGAGTATGCGGACTGTCCAGGCTTCTCGACAGTCAGCCTAGTGGGGAGAGttgaaataatgaatttttggtggtggttgtttGAGATGCAAAAGACAAGGAGAGTTGAGATGGTAGGGTCTACCTTATAAAAAGAGAGGTGGTAAAAAGCATGATCCTGTAAGGGACCTGCTGATCACAGAATGGAAAGGGACTCATTTTAGCTGCCACAGAAAATTCTTGCATAGTGTTTGGGGACTTGTGGTAGCTTCAGATTATTGGGGCTTTTTAGAAGTTGTCATGATAGAACACACTACTTTTGAATGGATTGTAGAACTACTCTTCTTCGGTGTGTTCTAGATGAAAACTTAACCTCTCAGTgcaaaaataatactaaaagaTAAAATCCTTCCCCCTTGCAGTGATGAGAAAGGTACTGAATAGATGTtagggaggaagaaaacaaaatccctTTAAGCCAGAGGAAGAGAGGGCTGTATTTCAGGTGTCAGAATGCGTGGCAAGCAAGATACTGATTTCATAATTTAAACTTTTGTTTGGTTCAGTATTACCTTCTGAGCTGTTATGTTTGTAAAGAAAACTTTCCAAGTGAGCTTTAATATGACATGATGCATGGCTAGCTTTGAAAGACCTAATCTAGGCAGAGTCATGCTTGTTTAACTGAAGTCATGATGCTAAATGAATGCAATTTTCTATATGGACACTTATCAGAGTAGCTTGCACTTACAAATTGCAGGTGTAATTGATATGACCTGGTTTAAACTAATATAAATGTGTCTCCATAATGTTGTGGTGGTTTAAACTCATGCCACTTCTCCTTTCATATAGCTCTGTCGTCTTTCAACAGGCAGCCCTATTGACCATGCTGAGCTGCACAGAACTTTCTTAAGGAAACTCATCAGGAAAATGAAACTGGGAAGACTGGTCTGTTTTGTAGCAAAATAGTGAAAATGGAATGAGCTTAAGAGAGTGACAAGGATGATCAAAGGTGTGGAAAACTTCTATGCAAGAAACAACTAAGCATATCACGTTCTTTTAAGATTGAAAACATGGCTGCAAGGGGACCCAATTTAGGTCTATATCCTCTGCATGCTATTTGTCACTTTAAACAAACAATGAACATTCAGTGTCAGTATAAAATTAGGGCTATTAAATGAAACTAGCAGTTGACAAGCTCAGAACAAACAGGAGGGGTTGGTTCTTCCCATAACCTGTGCCTGTGCTGTGAAACTCCTTGCCGGAGGATGTTGCAGCCCTTAAAAAATATACTTGTGGCTCAGacaacaactgaaaaaaaattcatggaAGCAAAAAAGTGGGGCTATTAAACACAGAGAGAACACCCTGCACTCAGGCAGTGCCTGAGCTGCAAAATGTCGAATGTGTTTGAAGAAAGTATTGTTACATGTATTGCTGCTTCTGACAAGACAGTGGCTGATCAGTGTCTGTGCAAGAGCATAAAGAATAGGGAAAAGGCCAGCGTAGTCTTTGCTCAGTAAAGCTGTTCTTACAGGATTTTTCAAAAAGCTGTGGGTGATGCCGTGTGGTCGTGTCTGTGTACTatcctgcaaagctgctggtCTGAGCTGAGGCAGGGTGGGCTGACTGACTGGATAGTCTCTGCAAGGCTGAAGGAGGAAATGCAGGTAGGATCCAGCCCTTTCTCCTTTATCAACACAGAGAGTTGATCTGCAGGATTTATCTTGGACTGTGCTGGTGGATCGTCCTCTATTGTGTAGTAGCTTGCCTGGTAAATATTTCCAAGCATGCTGTGGGCATAGCATCTGCGAAATGATTTGCCAGCATGCAAAATGATTCCAAGAGCATGGTGAAAAATGGAAGTGTGTCCATGAACTGCAAGTTAGCAtttgaatttaaacaaaacttgtCTCTGCTGGACTGATTTTAATAATCCAGCAAAATTTGTGGGTGCAGGAACTGCTAATGCTTCTGTGAAAAGAATGGCTCAAGTGTGCTGGCAGGTGACAAGGCATGAGAAGACTGCTCggggaaggtttttttttctttgccccCACCTCTTCAGTTGGCTTTGATCTGTTTTATGAGGGTCAGAAGACGAAAACCTCATTACCTAACACTGTTGGATGTCGACGTATGTGTGATATGGCTCTTTGCCAGTATCTTAATTAGGGAATTCATAAAAGCGGAGGGTGGATGCCAGTTCTTGAAAAGCGCTTTTAGCCTTTCTGCTggaaagaaagcttttattaaTTCATTACAAAATGTATTAAAAGGGATCCAGCTCAATTCTGTTagcaaagctgcttctttttctcttctgtctttgtCTCTGCCTTTATGTGAGCCATTTTGGGTTCCCTGCCCAAGATGGTCCCAACAAATGAGATTTGTAATAAGCATGTAAGTCAATTTGGATTGAAATTCATTCCAGGTCTTCTGGTTTAAAAAGGTCTCCAGATTGTGAGCGAGTGTTGCCAGAATTCAACACTCGTGGCTCAATGCCTTGTCATACCTTGTGGAGTAAGGGAGGCATATGGTCTTGGATCCCTGAGTGCATCCAGAGCTGCTGGGACTTGACTTTCTGGAGCAGCTcttgaggaggagaagggtggTTCTGTGTGCCCCAAGCTGCTGCCTGGATGTGAAGCACCTGTTTCACTTGCCCCTTTTAACTGACACTACTTAAAGATGTTGCTGCAAGTGAAGTCCTGTGTCCCTGCTACAGGCCATGTGAACGTGAGGGGTTGTCACGTGAGCTTTCTACATGCTGCACTTCAGCTCTGTCCCAGAGGTTCCCCTTCATGGAACGGAAAGCCAGAAGGAGCCAGGGTTTGTCTTTGCAACTTATAAGCCACTGTGCTGAGATTAACACTGGCTTATCTTTTTAGTGGCAATTGCAGTGATGGTTCACCTACGTGAGCTTGGCTCTTTGTTTTTATGCAGGCTTCCAGTAGGCCTAGGTACGTACCCCAACTAACCTTCTCATGTATTAGTTAGTAGCAGGGAAAGCTTTCCATCCACAACAAGCTCAGGTGTGCACCTGCTTCTAGGATTCCTCTcctggagagctgctgcagggaatTATGCCAAAGCTCTACAGGTTTTCTGGTGCTACAGCTTTACAGGGTATGCCCCCCCAGGAGTTTCCTCAACAGTCCAGAGAGTAATCAGTAATTCCCAGGCATTACTCTGATTTCTCCCTGtgcttattttctatttctctttcctttgctcTACAGGAAAAGTTACCTGGatggctgagctgctgcaagaCTCCTAGCTTGCACAAACAGATCCCAAGTGAGGCAGTGGCACTGACATATCAAGATAGCGCTCTGCCCATAGTTTGGATTGGTGTCTGAGGCTCCTTGTGTAAATGAGCCATCTCCAGAAGGCAGATAGTATTGTCCTAATTTATCAGCGGAGGAGCTGAAGCACAGTGAATGGATGACATCTGGGAATCCTCACTCTTGTTCTTCCTTACAACCCCTAATGCCCCAGACTAGCCTGAAGAAAAATCATGAGATTctggaggaaaaatattttgttcattcAGCAATCTGTTcctcttcccttgcttttttttttattattttctatccCTTGTGCCCCCAGCTCAGCAAAGCTGATGATGCAGTTCTAGGGCATGTGGTTTATTAGCAAATTACTGCTCTCCAGCAGGGGACCCAAACTTTGGTTTTGATTTAAGAGCAGTAAAACCAGTTGAAACTTTTAAAGTATTATGTGGAATCTGGAGATTTTTAGTCAGCAGAAAGTAAAAGCATTGGCAGAGTTGGGCGGAATATCCTCTTGTAATGGCTTATGAAATGACGGAAGTATGGGCACAGAATGTACTAGTGAGAGCAACTGCAAactgagcaggagaagcagttCTGCAGGAGAGGATAGGAAGTGCAATGACATGGATAATTTAGTGGTGTGGTTGGCAGCTGACTAACCAAAGCTCTCATTAAATTGTATTATTTAACAtgattttaaacatgttttcagaGAAGGCATGGTGCATTGTAGTAAGTTTACTGGCTAAGGAGAAGCCAGGTAACACATGCTGAAGTACCTCTtgctgtgtgtgtatgtgaggGTTTCCAACAGATACGGGAGCAGAGACAGAGTCATTTGCAAGTGGTAGAAACTGGTGAGGGAGATGGTCATTCTCAAATTGGACTGGATGGACACCCCACCTCCACTCTACCTCACTCTGCCATTAAATTAACTTGCTGATAAGTGTGGTCAGagctgacttcagtgaaacCCTTGGTTGCCCCTGAAGCAGACTAGGGCAATGCATCTCGCTGACTGAGCTGTAGTGGATGACAGATAGTGACGAGCAGCTGGAGTTAACATTCTTACCTGGCACAGCTGGATATGGAGGAGGACCATTATCTTTGCCCTGACCAAATGCATTTCCAGCTAACAGGCTTCAAAAATATCCATGTCCCCATCCAGGCAAACCCAAGTATTGCCAAACACAGAAGCACCATTTCCTGTGCTCTGGGATCAGGTGATGTGCCTTGGTACTCCCTGTGGGCTCAGGGGAAGCTGTGCAGGTGCCTGTGGGGAGCTTGGCATCTCAACAGCCCTGGCAGAGGTGCCTGATAACAAGGGACGTTGAAATTGCTATCTGGTAAGATGCAAAGATTTATTTGAGCCTTGTTGTATgtggccccctccccagctctaCTCTGCTCCTTGCAGTGAGACTGTTCAGCTGACTGGCTGAACTCCTTTTCTCAGTCTGCTTTGTTCTCCCTGTTATGTCAAGCCTCTTCTCCCATCCTGCCTATTTATAACGCTTGCCTGCCTTTCCTGAGCAGAAGGTGTGAGATTGCTGATGAGCTCAGGATGGAGCTGATTCCCCCCAAAGCAGCAATAATTAGGGATCACTACCTTTGATTTTGTTTCCCGTATCGCTGTTTATGGGCGTGTTTGTGCTCTGGGCCACCTCTGAGGCTGATGTCCAGGCAGCTGGTGTCTCATTCCACGTCAGTACTTTATCCGGGACCGTGCTGCCTCTTAGCTTCTGGTTTGTGAAGGCTTTCACCACACAGAGGCCATGCTGCCAGCCCTCTAGCTGGCCTTGGCCTTGCTTGGAGAACCAGACACAGCAGGACTGTTGTGCTAAGTAGCTAAAAAGAGGTCATTGCCACCTCAGGGCACCAAGGCCATGTTCTTTCAGACTAGGATGTTGTGTTCATATTATCTGATTAGTCCCACTGTTTCCTTGCTGGAAGCAAGCCTGGAAGACAGAGTTTTCCTAAAGATGTCTACACTCTGGTTGTCAGGCAGAAAAGAGGAATGATTCCCAGGAGAACTGTTGTCTGTGGTAGGGTTCCCTCCTGGGCTATCCATTTGCATGCAAGTAGATCAATCCTCTTGTACTTATCCACAGTTAACTCCCCTCCACAGGAAGACATGGGGGGAGCACGGCTGTTAGGAAACCTGATGAGGAGACACAAGATGATGACCAGGGTTTTTCTGCATGGGAACATGTTGCTGCCAAAACTTGGTGCAGGTTGAAGGTGTGGAGGCAGTGGTGAATGCTCTTTTGAGCATACTGTGCAgactgctgttgctgttgtaGATGTAGTTGGGTAAATGAGACAGTAGGTATCAGTGTTTCCCCTTTGTACCCTCTTCACCCAAGCAGATGGCTGAGGGTGCTTTGTAGTCATGTCCCATGAACTTCTGCATCCGTTCACAGCACTAAATCAAGACCTTGTCCCTCAGGCTTTGGCCAAGGCCAGTCTCTCTCATTTTATCCTCTGTTAATTGCATAAAGATGCCTTAGATCACATCTTTGCTTGTGGAGGCACATGCAAAGAAACTAGAACAGGCTGGAATGGGATCAGATCTTAGCAAAAAGATGCTGGCCAGCCACACAAGTGGGAGTGTTAGGCTGGCTTAGCTGTGTCTGGGATTACAATGTCACAGTTGCCTGGGGTATAATACAGGCTGATCTAAGAGGTGGTGGGCTCTCTGTGCTGTGATCTCTACacagagctggggctgctcctcccttgatttggggaggaaggaggtaCAGTGGCTGAGCTGCCACCCTTCCCATCTGAGTGGGGATGGATCCATGTTAGCTGGGAGAGGACATGACGGTAACTGGTGTGGTGTTTTTCAGATTGATGGACTGGAGGAGAAGCTGGCACACTGCAGGCAGAGCATGGAGGAGGTGGATCTTAAACTGCGCAGGGAGAAGCTCAGCCCTGAAGGAAGGTATTGGTGACCACCTCCTTCCACAGCTGTGGCTGTGCACTTCAGCTAACTATCATCCTGCTGTAGTACTGAGCAAGGGCTATTGAAGGGATGGGAATGTGGGTCTCCATGACAAGtctctcttcccccagcttGGAGCTTACTTGGGGAACTTGCCAGGGTGAGAAGTTCAGTGATGTATGGAGAGAGCTTTAGCTTATCAACAGCCTCACTCTCCGACCTTCATCGCAACCAGCCAAGCAGTGCCCGAAACTTGCCAGTTCATTtgcagggctggctcctggCCTGCTAAGAAACAGCTCTGTGAGTCTGGCAAAGGATCACTGCATGCTGCTACTCAAGCCTTGCCAAAGCTTCATGAGTTCAGTCAGGGGAGATATGCTGCAACTACTACTGAGGGACAGACCAGGCTGGGATGCAACTGGAAAAGGGGCTGAGGGAAATGACTCTATCTGTGCCTGTGTTGCAAATGTGTCTGGATGTAGGGATGCAGTGACACACTGGCTTTCCTTGAGAAAGGGAAGAGGGTTGATTCCCCTGAAATCTGTCACTGACGTAGGAGAGGCAACTGTAGGCTTCTAGAGCTGAGACTCAAGCAAGGACTTTGACCTGGATTTTGTGGCAGACACAGGCAGAACCTGCTGTTTCTCTAGAGTGTGAAGCAAGGGATCCTAGATCTCCCGGTTGATTCTCAAATCTGTCTGCTTGAGGACATTCTTCCCATCACCTGCATCTTATTGCTCTGCTCCTAGCAAAAAGGCTAGGAAGCTCAATCATAGGCTCAGAGAGGGTTCCTGTTGGTCCTGGTGTCTGCTCTACAACACTGTCCTACAGAACCCAGTTAGAAGTGATCCTAGCAGTGGTAGCATCTTCACACCCCGATACCAGCCTCAGGTTTATCTTCTTTGTTCCTCCTTTCCACTCTgttattttgctctttctgcCATTCCTTGAGctagcctctctctctctttcctcctcctttacTGGGGTTTTATATCCCCATCCATGTTTGGACAGGGTCTCATCTCCTCCTGTCCCTCATCTCTCTAGCTCCTCATCTCACCAGTCCTTCATCTAGGCCTAAATTAATCTTATGTTTACTGTCTGTATTATTTATCTGCTACTGAGGTCACCAACAACCAAACCTACAGTTGTAGTAACTTAACAGGATGGAATATATCTGtatgatttctttctgaaatacaggGCATAGAGCAAAGAATTAGGATCAGGGATTCCTGGGGCCTTTTCTGAATTTTACAACTTTTATGGAGATGGAAACAGAAATTCTGTTGCCCTAATCCAGACCATTCGAAAAACCCTGGAGGAAGATACCATGATCAAAATTATTGATTCAGTGAGTAGTACACAAAGGAGAGCTCTGCTTTCCCATTTTGAAGTTCAGTTGTCATGGTTTCTTCATGTCTCATTCTCAAAGCCTCTTCCCTTGACTCTCTTCACAAGGCAAGTTTCTAAGTAGCAGCTCAGTTATGTTGGTAAATCTGTCTTCTCACTGCCTCCTGGCTGCACTCCGCATTGCCTTTCCCCAGTTGCCTTTAAGagccttttcctctcctgctgctctgatATAGCTTGCTTTCTTGCCATCTCTTACTTAACTAGCTGTACATATAGATTTGGATCTCTTTCCTCCTACAGGTTCTTGCTCTACCCCAAGGGGAACAACAAACTCTGTTACACTTACTGCCTTCTCTGTCTGCTCTGAACCAGGAGATAATTTGTTAGCGCATGTTTACTTACACGCATACAGTCTGAAAGGAGTCACTGCGTCCTCGCTGCCATAATGGAaacactgctgctttcaggCAATTTGTTTTGCGCTTATATTTTAAACTGTATATTAATTAATCATCTTGTGCAGTTTAAGACAAGGGCTGGGTTGGCCTGACTTACTCTTTATTGTTATTATCCTGAGTCTTCAGTCTAATAACAGGTTGTTTAACTGGTTGTTACTGGGCTTGGATTCAGCTTGTTTCCTGGAGTTGACCAATTTGTATAAATTGGGTATGTCTGACAAAGGGATCCCAGCTTCAATGAGTGAGAAGAACTAGCATTCCAGCACTAAGCCAGATGTGCTGGAGGGGCAGGATCCTGCAGAGAGCATGTAGGAAACCTGCCCCATCCCGTAGCTGTGGCAGAACTTCCTGCCCCACCTGGGGGAACAGAGTAGGGTGCTCTCTGACACACAGACCCCTTTCTAGCCTGCTTGCTGACACTGTCCTGAAAGGAGAGATATAAAGCAGtttgggggaaggaaaaaataatttaaaactgctGCATCTCCTCTTTTGCACAGCTGGGGGTTTCTAAACTGTCACCTCTCCACAGTGAAGGGTGAGGGGCTCATTCTGTGAGCAGATATCCCTGGCAGTGGGACAATCTCTCTTCCATCATATAAGCAAAGAACTAGGCTGTGTTGTGCCTCACAGGTAATGAACTCCTCTTCTCATTACAGAAAGTcactggagagagagagaaacttaCTAATGACCAAAGCTGACAACTATGGTAAGAGCTTCATTAAAAATGGTCCCTCTGGGCTGGATGGGATCAGtgctgcagcttagcttcaTCTTCAGGCTCCTGCCACCTCTGACTTCTGCCTCTGAATTTAGGTTCAACCAAAGGGAGCTAGACTGGGGGAAATCTAGTCAGCATATTATAATAGGAGTCTGGATTCTCCTGCTTGAGCTGTGCTatcatatggaaaaaaataagtatcagCTAATGAAGGGGGGAAAGATGCCCTTTTCACATACCCCAAATTACCAGGCTTTAGATAATCAATCTTAGCCAACAGATTGACTTAAGTGGCTTTTAACATCCTgcccctccttttttcttttcttttttaatagaagctTGCTAAGCTAGCTGGCAAGTGCTATCTATCTGGAGTGTAGCAAAGTATGCCTTCCTTGCAGAAGGTTCTTACTGCGTGAGTTTCTGGGGCTGTTAAGTACACAAGCATAGGGATTCACACTGATGTGCTACCTGCAATTCCAGAGAGCCAGGGTCTTTCCTTGCTGCAAGTCCTGCTATAGATAATTAAAATGAGAGTCCCTCTGAGCTACTGCACATTTGACAGCACTTCCATTCTGCTAGGGATGCTGCTTTGCATGTCTTCAGGCTCCTGGTGTTGATCAGTGTGTTAACTGCTTGACAGCACTGCAGCAGTGCAAGCACCAGACCTCACACAAGGGAAAGAAGTACAAGTGTGGAGAGTTGAAAGCTGGGGTATGGCCAGAAAATTTGTAATTTTAACTCATGTTAAAGGACTGTTTCCAGAAGACTAACAGTTATTTTAAACAGATTCAGAGCTGTTCCCTAAGGGCCTACCGCTAGAGACAGCAGAAGACTCTGCAAGTTACTGCTACCCTTTTACCAGTAGTCAGCCATCACTGCTAGCATCTACAGAGTAATCTGACAGGCTGCTCAGACAGCAGCAACAGCCTCACCTAATGGTGATGGCTGCTCTTCCTGGAACAGAACAGACAGTGCATGTGCACACAGTCTTTTTAGATCACTGCTATGGCCTCTGATTAAATCTCTTGTTTATTCCAGC from Gavia stellata isolate bGavSte3 chromosome 2, bGavSte3.hap2, whole genome shotgun sequence includes these protein-coding regions:
- the CCDC167 gene encoding coiled-coil domain-containing protein 167 isoform X2, translated to MGRRREGLSVAREIDGLEEKLAHCRQSMEEVDLKLRREKLSPEGRKSLERERNLLMTKADNYEKELSMLRKENRKNATLAVALGLLIALIYACWTM
- the CCDC167 gene encoding coiled-coil domain-containing protein 167 isoform X1, with protein sequence MLAGRGHDGNWCGVFQIDGLEEKLAHCRQSMEEVDLKLRREKLSPEGRKSLERERNLLMTKADNYEKELSMLRKENRKNATLAVALGLLIALIYACWTILVVGKHFL